The Etheostoma spectabile isolate EspeVRDwgs_2016 chromosome 1, UIUC_Espe_1.0, whole genome shotgun sequence genome has a segment encoding these proteins:
- the snx1b gene encoding sorting nexin-1, giving the protein MEASSDRIPPPFPATEEPGARPFDMADGDSDEGEDIFSNPMAVSRGVSQPSAVNEEPPDLFSEEEEASSTTVKSNGVHSDDDNDLFEDEEAHVELSTDTPGSSARKELSTSSGPRPASSFTRSPAAMQPTSLEQLEEEEDKDSFDVDVAVTNPEKIGDGMNAYVAYKVSTRTSLAMFRSKTFSVRRRYSDFLGLYEKLSVKQSLHGCIIPPPPEKSVVGMTKVKVGMDDPSSVEFVERRRAALERYLQRVVSHPSLLQDPDVREFLEKEELTQGSETQALSGAGFLKMINKASDAVNKMTIKMNESDTWFEDKFQEVENEEQQLRKLQAVVDSLVNHRKELCGSTAVFAKSMAMLGNSEDNTALSRALSQLAEVEDKMEQLHQEQAASDFFIFAELLADYIRLLGAMRGCFDQRVRAWQRWQEAQSTLQKKREAEAKLLWANKPDKLQQAKEEITEWEARVTQHERDFDRIGMTVRKEVLRFEKEKAKDFRSQIVKYLEAMLQSQQRLVKFWEAFLPEAKAIA; this is encoded by the exons ATGGAGGCCAGCTCAGATCGgattcctcctcctttccctgCCACTGAGGAGCCGGGAGCCAGACCCTTTGACATGGCAGATGGAGACAGCGACGAGGGAGAGGACATATTC AGTAACCCTATGGCTGTGAGTCGAGGAGTGTCTCAGCCGTCAGCTGTCAATGAAGAACCCCCAGATCTGTtcagtgaggaggaggaggccagCAGCACGACTGTCAAATCCAACGGAGTTCACTCTGATGATGACAACGACCTGTTTGAGG ATGAAGAGGCACATGTTGAGCTGAGCACAGACACGCCTGGCAGCTCTGCCCGGAAGGAGCTCTCCACCTCCTCTGGCCCTCGTCCAGCCTCTTCCTTCACTCGGAGCCCTGCAGCCATGCAGCCCACATCCTTGGAGCAG ttggaggaggaagaagacaaGGATAGTTTTGATGTGGATGTTGCAGTCACCAACCCTGAGAAAATTg GAGATGGCATGAATGCATATGTGGCCTACAAAGTATCCACCAGG ACCTCCTTGGCCATGTTCAGGAGTAAAACCTTCTCCGTGAGGAGGCGTTATAGTGACTTCCTGGGTCTTTATGAGAAGCTGTCAGTTAAGCAGTCGCTCCACGGCTGCATCATTCCACCACCACCCGAGAAAAGTGTTGTAG GAATGACCAAAGTAAAGGTGGGGATGGACGACCCGTCATCCGTAGAGTTTGTGGAGAGACGAAGAGCAGCTCTGGAGAG GTATCTTCAGAGAGTAGTGTCTCACCCATCGTTACTACAAGATCCTGACGTCCGTGAGTTCttggagaaagaggag ctaACCCAGGGCAGTGAGACCCAGGCACTGAGTGGAGCTGGCTTCCTCAAAATGATCAATAAAGCATCAGATGCTGTCAACAAGATGACCATCAAGATGAATGAGTCTGACACT TGGTTTGAGGACAAGTTCCAGGAGGTGGAGAACGAGGAGCAGCAGTTAAGGAAGCTTCAGGCGGTGGTCGACTCCCTGGTCAACCACAGAAAGG AGCTGTGTGGGAGCACGGCAGTATTTGCCAAAAGTATGGCCATGTTGGGAAACTCTGAGGACAACACAGCTTTGTCGCGGGCCCTGTCCCAGCTGGCTGAGGTAGAGGACAAGATGGAGCAGCTGCATCAGGAGCAGGCAGCCAGTGACTTCTTCATCTTTGCAGAGCTCCTGGCCGACTACATTCGCCTGCTGGGTGCTATGCGC GGCTGTTTTGACCAGCGTGTGCGGGCGTGGCAGCGATGGCAGGAGGCTCAGAGCACACTCCAGAAGAAGAGAGAGGCCGAGGCCAAGCTGCTGTGGGCAAACAAGCCGGACAAACTCCAGCAGGCCAAAGAAGAGATCACTGAG TGGGAGGCGAGGGTTACTCAGCACGAGAGAGATTTTGACAGGATTGGTATGACTGTGCGCAAGGAGGTTCTCAGGTTTGAg AAAGAAAAAGCCAAGGACTTCAGGAGCCAGATAGTCAAATATTTGGAGGCAATGCTGCAGTCTCAACAACGg cttGTAAAGTTTTGGGAGGCGTTCCTGCCTGAGGCAAAAGCAATAGCTTAA